GCAACGACTAAGTCGTGAAAACTTCCCAACTTATAAGCATGGGCATGCAGTTGAATACAATTTTTACAAATGCCTATACTACTGCAGGCACTGAAAACACTAGAAAAGGTAGAGAAATCTCCCAGAACCCCTTTCTTGTGCATGCTTTCAAAATAGATTAGAGCCTCCACTGGGTCATCATTAGCAACATACCCTGAAATCATACTATTCCATAACACAACACAAGGATTAGATTTGAGTCTAAATATTCTTCCAGCGTCATCCATTCTACAGCAGTTAGCATGGCCTGAAATCAATGATGATAGAGTATAATCATCTGGATCCTCCATCACATTGAAAAGACGGCTGGCGCTATCCAAATCACCGCACTTTCCATACATGTTCATGAGAGAACTTCCCAAAACCGAATCAAATTCCACATCATCAAGTATCATCCTAGCATGAACTTGCTTCCCCAATTCAACGCCGCCGAGCTCTGTGCAAGCTCCAACTGCTGTTGCCAAAACAAACGGGTCCCACCTCAATATGCCACCACTTTCATTCATCTCCCACTTTATAAAATCCTTAAACAACATCAAAGCCATCCCTGGTTCCCCACTTCTAGCATACCCGTGAATCAATGTATTCCACGCAACTTCATTCTTATTTGGCATCTCATTAAACAACCCCTGCGCAGTACCCAACTCACCCTCTCTCGCTAATCCCGAAAGGACAACATTCCAAGAGAACTCATTCTTATGTGGCATTGAGtaaaacaaattcaacaaaccatttctgAGTCCTGACCTTGCATATCCTTCGAGGAGGGTATTCCAAGTGAAACAGTTTCTCTGAGGCATCTCATCAAACAGGCGTCGGGCGTGATTCACTCCTCCACACCGCACATACATTTGCAGAAGGCGGTTGGCAATGGAGAGAGTCGAAAACAGGACACCACTTTTGAGAAACAGAAGGTGAAGCTGCTTCCCTTGTAGAATGGAACTGGGGGTGTTCAAGGAATTGAGTACACGTGCGTAGGAGTGAAAGTCTTGAAAGTCCATCGGTAACCAACGGTCGTGGTTCTTGCGTTGGTTTAAAGTTTGAGACAGAAAGTATGCAATATAGGTTTGAAATTTGGCGGCTGAAGGTCGAAAATCTTGACCAAACCTTCAACCACATTTCTACAGTGAGATTAACAAGTTTCGGTGTCAATTGATTGACAGCTTCTGtgtttatacatattttgatGTTCACTTTCTCGTAAGGACTCGTTTATTTATGTGgtttgcataaaatttttataggatttcataaataataaattttataagttatttacTTGATTAATCCGATTAAATgtagtaatatttaaattactttcctaaataaaatgattgataaatcaatataattatatttttgcccttttcttaaaaatttaggTTAAAGAGATCGAAAAGAATTAGCTTGGTGTTATGAGggatatttcaaacttttttgtTCGCAGCCTTTCCACCTACAGATTGGACGGATGgatgaatgaatgaaatgCTGATCCACATACAGGGAGTATCACTCTATCTCCTACTTATATATAACAGGATACAATGACATAGGAAAAACTGACGCTTTGTTCAGAATCGTTTTCGGCCCatctccttttcttctttggcCCGTTTTTGGTAGCGAAAATCCTCGCCTCTTACTACTACTCTGATGTCTCCGAATCTCAAAGATCTATAAGAAGAGGTTTTCATCGACACCAAGCCTACAGCAGCCCTTAGCTCCCTTGTGCATGCAACCAATACAAAATCAGAGAAGTGATTTTGTATATTCATACGATGACATGTGTATGCGATCCCAAATATAGAGCCTGATTGCTTCTCCTGACCTGAGAAGCTGCTTGCGACAAATTCTGCTAGTATCCTGTACATGGagaatctttaatttttacatcccAATAGCATCTTTCTGCATGGCTTTGtaaagaaattttgatataGACTTGTGTACCAAATTGTGAACAAAACACCAATCATTCAAGTTCCTGCAATACAAAATTGATCACAGATCCAATGTTTGACTCGAAGAAACCCCCAGAAGCATTCAGACACAAACTCCTACTAGTTAACTTACGTTGCAGGTGATCCAAGCTAAATATTTGCTTGTGTACCACTTTGCATAATATTGAACAGCAAACAATTCTAATCCAGTTAAATTGCCTAAGTGGGAATGGAACATCTGAGAGGGAGACCATTCCAATGACTTGAAGCTCCATGTACTAAGGGTTCTCATTTCAGGTTGGATAACATTCTACTCAAACAAAATATGCAGGCGCATTCAAAGAACAAATAGATGAAAGTGAGATAATTAGCAGAACTAAAAATAGACTTGCCTTTTACTCTGCCCTTAGGCTTGCTGATTTATGTAAaatctttaatatcaatattcaTCAAAGACACTGTCCCATTCAAGTTCATACCTGGAATGCTTACATGGCCCGCGAAATTGATGAGGTCCATGATCCTTCACAAATCTCCTGAAATGAATGTACTGATAATTAGATTGACAGGGGCGTATTACTAAGCCGCAAGATTGACATGAAACTTTTAATGCCAAGA
The window above is part of the Sesamum indicum cultivar Zhongzhi No. 13 linkage group LG2, S_indicum_v1.0, whole genome shotgun sequence genome. Proteins encoded here:
- the LOC105180000 gene encoding putative pentatricopeptide repeat-containing protein At1g77010, mitochondrial; the encoded protein is MDFQDFHSYARVLNSLNTPSSILQGKQLHLLFLKSGVLFSTLSIANRLLQMYVRCGGVNHARRLFDEMPQRNCFTWNTLLEGYARSGLRNGLLNLFYSMPHKNEFSWNVVLSGLAREGELGTAQGLFNEMPNKNEVAWNTLIHGYARSGEPGMALMLFKDFIKWEMNESGGILRWDPFVLATAVGACTELGGVELGKQVHARMILDDVEFDSVLGSSLMNMYGKCGDLDSASRLFNVMEDPDDYTLSSLISGHANCCRMDDAGRIFRLKSNPCVVLWNSMISGYVANDDPVEALIYFESMHKKGVLGDFSTFSSVFSACSSIGICKNCIQLHAHAYKLGSFHDLVVASALIDAYAKCGSHIDACNLFGELKTYDTVLLNSMITIYCDSGRIEEANCIFNDMKLKSLISWNSMLVGLVQNGYSVEALELFCTMNKINLSMDKFSLASAISACASIPSLELGEQIFARATVIGVDFDQVIATSLIDFYCKCGFVEVGRELFNQMMKFDEVSWNSMLMGYATNGYGIEALALFDEMRHEGVVPTEITFTAVLSACDHCGLVEEGKNWFYLMKHDYHIDPGIEHYSCMIDLFARAGSLQEAIDLIDEMPHQANADMWSAILRGCIEQGDKSLSEKVAGRIIELDPQNSGALVQLSGVMASSGDWKQSALVRELMRDMKIQKSPGRSWCSL